A genomic window from Silene latifolia isolate original U9 population chromosome Y, ASM4854445v1, whole genome shotgun sequence includes:
- the LOC141628245 gene encoding uncharacterized protein LOC141628245, which translates to MFDGSMSVSIHTLNFQANVFRNRSFSKHGTLRKTRVTLAIANSPSSILVHIDESDSSQKCGRNTVPSPNMSLPSKDFSTSSMLNQSNAIGIIGGVCVGSTLNFLQKLVQWGSKEGKECPPFVLCSDPKLGEDLLMYERSSFPSLYAKVGPSNVDHTPIVENVDLLMYERSSFPSQERHFLLMHTVTVVVN; encoded by the exons ATGTTTGATGGAAGCATGTCTGTGTCGATTCATACATTGAATTTTCAGGCAAATGTATTCAGGAATAGATCTTTTTCTAAGCATGGAACATTAAGGAAGACAAGAGTAACTCTAGCTATTGCTAATTCACCCTCTTCAATTCTGGTGCACATTGATGAAAGTGACAGTTCCCAGAAATGTGGAAGAAACACGGTGCCAAGCCCAAATATGTCGTTGCCAAGCAAAGATTTTAGTACTAGTTCCATGCTTAACCAATCGAATGCGATTGGTATAATAGGAGGCGTATGTGTTGGTTCTACTTTGAATTTCTTGCAGAAACTCGTGCAATGGGGATCAAAGGAGGGGAAAGAATGTCCTCCGTTTGTTCTTTGTTCCGATCCAAAATTGGGAGAGGATCTACTGATGTATGAGAGAAGTTCTTTTCCTTCACTTTACGCAAAAGTGGGGCCCTCTAATGTGGATCATACTCCGATTGTAGAGAATGTGGATCTACTGATGTATGAGAGAAGTTCTTTTCcttcacaagagcgacac tttcttcttatgcacaCAGTCACGgtggtggtgaactag